CGCACAGAATTTTCACGCCAAATCAGAAAAGCGTTTATTCCTCAGTCGGGATGGACATTAGTTTCGGCTGATTATTCACAAATTGAGTTAAGAATTTTAGCCCATTTAAGTGAAGATCCCACCCTGGTTGAGGCTTATAATAATTACCATGATATCCATAAAGTGACGGCTCAATTGCTATTTAATCGCCAGGAAATCACCCCGGAAGAGCGCCGTTTGGGGAAAGTGATCAATTTTGGGGTTGTTTATGGCATGGGGGCGCAACGATTCGCGAGGGAAATGGGGGTAAGTACGGCAGAAGGGAAGGCATTTATTGACCGTTTTTATGACCAATATCCCAAAGTATTTGAGTATTTGGAAGATACGAAACAACGGGCAATGAAGGAAGGATTTGTGGAAACGATTTGGGGAAGACGGCGCTATTTTGAGTTTCAACAGAGTGCGAAAAGGAAGGATGAATTATTACGAGCGGCGGCGAATGCACCGATTCAAGGTTCGAGTGCTGATTTGATTAAGATGGCGATGGTGCAATTGGATCAAGTTTTGCGTCCCTATCAGGCGCGGATGCTGCTGCAAGTTCATGATGAGTTGGTGTTGGAAATGCCGCCGGAGGAATGGGAGGAGTTGGCGGAGAAAATTAAAGAGACGATGGAAAATGTAGTTGCTTTAAAAATTCCTTTGGCGGTAGAAATTCATCAAGGGAAGAGTTGGATGGAGGCTAAGTAATGAGTAATGGAGAAAATCTAAAGGGATTGCTTTTTGGGATAAAATAGGTTATGCTTAAAGATGGATAATAACGCGACTTAGTTTCAGGTGCTGATACCCGGAAGAATTCAGCTCATCAACCGTAAAGGATTCCAGCGTTAACTAGGAGTTGAAATCAGTAAGAAATTGCACAGTTGATGATGTTCTTCCTCCAGGTGAATGACTCAATATTCAATATCATAAAGGAGATCAAATCGTGGCAAGCATTATGCATTGGATGGAAGAAGGCAGAGAAAAAGGTAAGCATGAGCAAGCAGTGGCAATGATTTTGCTGCAACTGCCTTGGAAAATTGGGGCGGTTAAGCCCTATTTACAGGAAGAAATTGAGGCGCTTTCTCTGCCCGCTCTAGAGGATCTATCCATTGCGTTGCTGAAGTTTTCGGACTCTGACGATCTGGAATTGTGGTTAGAGCGCACAGCGAGAAAAAGCCCCCTGATGATTTCTTAATGGCGCTTCGCATGGCAGAAGGGTAATAGGTAATGGGTAATAGGAAAACTATTTTTCACGCTATAATTCCCATTTTCCAGGCTTTTTATTAATATCAAATCATTAAATGTTTGCTACTTTCTGTGTACTGTAGAGACATGGTGGGTTCGTGCGGGTTTCCGCAAGCGGACATGAATACAAAAATAGTTGTCAGTCTACAAGATTTGGGTATAATATCATGTCCGAATAATCAACTATAACAAGTCATTGCGAATGGAACGCAGTGAAATGAAGCAATCTCGATCATCTCGGTAATTGTAGCGATTGCTTCCCTGCGGTCGCAATGACAACTCAAATCCATTAATCAACAATGTACCTCATAGCAGCGCGAAGCGCTGTAACCCGCCCCTACAACCATGTCTCATTAAAAATCTAGGGAGCGAGACGCTCCCACTCCAGTAATATTAAGGGATTGGAGGAGTGCGGGCATCTTGCCCGCTTGTCTTTTCTGATTTTCATGTCCGCTTGCGGAAACCGGACTTGATATCACTATTACCTATTACCGATTACCAATGCGTAGCGCGTAGCGCTAGTAGGTGTTTTGGGCGGCGATCGCCACTTGTTCCACCGGATCTTGAGCCAGTCGCTTCAGTGCAGACTCTACCCCTTCCCCTTGTGCCCCCAAACGGTGCAGAGCTTGGGCAACTCGGTGGCGAACTTGCCAGTCGGGATCGT
This sequence is a window from Roseofilum capinflatum BLCC-M114. Protein-coding genes within it:
- a CDS encoding DUF4351 domain-containing protein — protein: MASIMHWMEEGREKGKHEQAVAMILLQLPWKIGAVKPYLQEEIEALSLPALEDLSIALLKFSDSDDLELWLERTARKSPLMIS